GGCGTACCGCCGGGCTCGCGGGTCAAGACCACCTCGACGCCCTCGGCGCGCAGGCGCTCGGCCAAGTAATCGCGGTTGGTGCTTTTGCCGGCGCCTTCGGGGCCTTCCAGGGTGATAAACAAGCCAGTCACAGGCGGTCCTTAATCAGAGTCATTGCGGGCTTTGCGGCGCGGCGGTGTCCGGCGCGGGTTCAGCGGGCGGCGTAACGTCTACCGGCGGCTTAACCACTGGCGCCGGACTGGAGCGGTAATCGGCGCGGCGCTTGAGCTGAAACTCACGGACGGCGGCGTTGTGCGCATCCAGGTTATCGGAAAAAATATGGCTGCCATCGCCACGGGCGACAAAATACAGGCTGCTGCCCGGCACCGGGTTCAACGCGGCATGGACGGCCTCGCGCCCAACCATCGCGATCGGCGTCGGCGGCAACCCCGCGATCATGTAGGTGTTGTAAGGGTTGGCTTCCTTGAGATGAGCACGGGTCAACTTGCCGTTGTAACGCTCACCCAGGCCATAGATAACCGTGGGATCAGTCTGCAATAGCATGCCGATCTTCAGGCGGCGGACGAACACACCGGCAATCTGGCCGCGCTCTTGCGGCACACCGGTCTCTTTCTCGACCAGGGAGGCCATGATCAGCGCTTGATAAGGGTCAGTGTAAGGCGCGTCGGCGGCGCGCTTGCTCCACTCCTGGGCGAGTACGTCGTCTAGGCGGTTGTAGGCTTTTTTCAGGAACTCAACGTCGGTCATGCCGCGCACGAAACGGTAGGTGTCGGGGAAGAACCGCCCTTCGGGGAACACGCCGGGGTGGCCGAGCTTCTCCATCACTTCGCTGTCAGTCAGGCCTGAGAGGCTCTGTACGATCTTTTCATGCTTGGCCAGGGCCGAGCGCACTTGGCGAAAGTTCCAGCCTTCCACCAGCGTCAGGCTGTATTGCACCACTTCGCCACGCTGCCACTGGCCGATCAGGCCTTCGGCGGTCATGCCAGGCGTCATGCGGTATTCGCCGCTGTGCAGTGGCTGGCCGTCGAGGTTGAAGCGCCAATACAGGCGCAGCCAGAACGCGCCATCGAGCACGCCGTCGGCTTCGAGGCGGTTAAACGTCCCGGTAGGGGTCGCCCCTGCCGGTACATCGAGCAACTGCTCCTGCGTCAGATTCAGCGGCTGCTTCAAGGCCGCATCGTATTTCCAGGCAGAAAAGCCCGCCAGCAACGCTGCCGAGAACAGACCGATCAGCAGCAGTACAACCAGTTTTCGTATCAACTCAAATATCCAATAGTGCGCGAACAATGCCCTGCAGTTTACGGGTGAGCGGCCCAACCGACCAGCTCATCGCAGCGCACCCACGGACCGGCCAAATGCCATATACGCTGTTGCATACGAAGACTTCGTCGGCCTGCTGCAATTGCTCGACATTGATGTCGGCCACGGCCACCGGGACCCCCAGGGCGCGCGCCTGGGCCAGGACCTCGGCGCGCATCACGCCCGCAACACCACAACGCTGTAGATCGGCGGTTAGTAACAAGCCATTACGCACGAGAAACAGATTGCTGAATACGCCCTCAATGACGCGCCCAGACATATCCAGCATCAAACCTTCGGCATATTCGGCATCTTGCCACTCGGCGCGGGCGATCACCTGCTCCAGGCGATTGAGGTGTTTGAGCCCAGCCAAGAGCGGCTGCTCGGCCAAGCGGGTCGCACACGGAAACAGGCGGATGCCGTCGACTTCATGCGCGTGGGGGTAGGTCGCTGGCGGACTGCCCTGCAAGATACGCCGCACCGGCGCGCCGGGATTGAGGCCATAACCGCGCAAGCTATCGCCACGAGTGAGGATCAATTTGAGGACACCGTCGCCAAGGGCAGCGGCGTAGGCCAGCACTTCGCTGCGGATCAACCCGTGATCAGCCGTTAAGGCCAGCCGCTTGCTGCCCTCATCGAGGCGATGCAGATGGCGGTCGAGCAGCACGGGCTGCCCGGCCTTGACGGCGATGGTCTCGAACAGCCCATCGCCATATGCCAGGCCGCGATCTTTCAGGGGCACACTGTCCGCTGGCTGACCGTCGACCCAGCTGTGCATCACTCGGCGAACCGGCGGAACACCAGGGAACCGTTGGTGCCCCCAAACCCGAACGAGTTGGAGATCGCTACGTCGATCGGCATCGGCTGCGGCTCATGCGGCACGAAGTTCAGGTCGCAGCCTTCGTCCGGCTCATCCAGGTTGATGGTCGGCGGAGCGACCTGGTCCTTGATGGCCATCACACTGAAGATCGCCTCGACCGCGCCCGCCGCCCCCAACAGGTGACCGGTCATGGACTTGGTGGAGCTGACCGCCAGCTTGTAGGCGTGTTCGCCGAACACCGACTTGATGGCCTCGGCTTCCGCCAGGTCACCGGTGGGAGTCGAAGTGCCATGGGCGTTGATGTACTGCACCTGGTCGACGTTGACCTTGGCATCACGCAGGGCATTGGTGATGCAACGCGCAGCGCCAGCACCGTCAGACGGTGGTGAGGTCATGTGGTAGGCGTCGCCGCTCATGCCAAAACCGATCAGCTCGGCGTAGATGGTGGCACCACGCGCCTTGGCGTGCTCCAACTCTTCCAGCACCAGCGCACCGGCGCCGTCGGACAGTACGAAACCATCACGGCCCTTGTCCCACGGACGGCTGGCACGGGTCGGCTCGTCGTTGCGGGTCGACAGTGCGCGCGAGGCGCCGAAGCCGCCCATGCCCAGGCCGCAGGCGGCCATTTCGGCGCCGCCGGCGATCATCACGTCGGCTTCGTCATAGGCGATGTTGCGCGCCGCCATGCCGATGCAGTGCGTACCCGTGGTGCACGCCGTGGCAATGGCGTAGTTAGGTCCCTGTGCACCCAAGTGGATGGACAGGAAACCGGAAATCATATTGATGATCGAGCCAGGCACGAAGAACGGTGAAATTCGACGAGGGCCCGAATCATGCAGCGTGCGGCTGGTTTCTTCGATATTGGTCAAACCGCCAATACCCGAACCCATGGCCACGCCGATGCGTTCACGGTTGGCGTCGGTGACTTCCAGGCCGGCATTACGCACTGCCTGAAAACCGGCTGCCAGGCCGTATTGAATGAACAGGTCGAGTTTGCGGGATTCTTTGACCGAGAGATATTCCTCGACATTGAAACCCTTTACCGAGCCGCCAAAACGGGTGGAATAGGCAGAAAGGTCCGTGTGTTCGATCAGACCAATACCACTGCGGCCAGCCAGAATGCCCTGCCAACTGCTCGGCACATCCGTACCCAGTGGCGACAACATACCCATACCGGTGACTACGACGCGTCTACGCGACACAGCACTCTCCTTTTTCTAATGACGACACTTTGCTTCAGAGCTTACTTTTCATCGGCGCTACTTTTCATAGACGCTAAAGAAAAAACCGCACGCCGTTACAGCAGTGCGGTTTTTCCCCAACAGCAAGCGACGACTACAAACTATTACGCCTGGTGGTTCGTAACGTAGTCGATAGCAGCTTGAACAGTAGTGATTTTTTCAGCTTCTTCGTCCGGGATTTCGGTCTCGAATTCCTCTTCCAGAGCCATCACCAGCTCAACGGTGTCAAGGGAATCGGCACCCAGGTCTTCTACGAAGGAAGCAGTGTTGACCACTTCTTCTTCTTTGACGCCCAGTTGCTCGGCAACGATTTTCTTGACGCGCTCTTCGATGGTGCTCATACCTTGTTTAACTCCTAATGGACAAATTCAGGCAGCTGGCCAGTGGGTAAGTGTATAGAAAGCCTTTTCAGCTTTTCAACTGAAAGCTTCACCCTGTACCCGCCTGACCA
The genomic region above belongs to Pseudomonas sp. S35 and contains:
- the mltG gene encoding endolytic transglycosylase MltG, whose amino-acid sequence is MIRKLVVLLLIGLFSAALLAGFSAWKYDAALKQPLNLTQEQLLDVPAGATPTGTFNRLEADGVLDGAFWLRLYWRFNLDGQPLHSGEYRMTPGMTAEGLIGQWQRGEVVQYSLTLVEGWNFRQVRSALAKHEKIVQSLSGLTDSEVMEKLGHPGVFPEGRFFPDTYRFVRGMTDVEFLKKAYNRLDDVLAQEWSKRAADAPYTDPYQALIMASLVEKETGVPQERGQIAGVFVRRLKIGMLLQTDPTVIYGLGERYNGKLTRAHLKEANPYNTYMIAGLPPTPIAMVGREAVHAALNPVPGSSLYFVARGDGSHIFSDNLDAHNAAVREFQLKRRADYRSSPAPVVKPPVDVTPPAEPAPDTAAPQSPQ
- the pabC gene encoding aminodeoxychorismate lyase, coding for MHSWVDGQPADSVPLKDRGLAYGDGLFETIAVKAGQPVLLDRHLHRLDEGSKRLALTADHGLIRSEVLAYAAALGDGVLKLILTRGDSLRGYGLNPGAPVRRILQGSPPATYPHAHEVDGIRLFPCATRLAEQPLLAGLKHLNRLEQVIARAEWQDAEYAEGLMLDMSGRVIEGVFSNLFLVRNGLLLTADLQRCGVAGVMRAEVLAQARALGVPVAVADINVEQLQQADEVFVCNSVYGIWPVRGCAAMSWSVGPLTRKLQGIVRALLDI
- the fabF gene encoding beta-ketoacyl-ACP synthase II, producing MSRRRVVVTGMGMLSPLGTDVPSSWQGILAGRSGIGLIEHTDLSAYSTRFGGSVKGFNVEEYLSVKESRKLDLFIQYGLAAGFQAVRNAGLEVTDANRERIGVAMGSGIGGLTNIEETSRTLHDSGPRRISPFFVPGSIINMISGFLSIHLGAQGPNYAIATACTTGTHCIGMAARNIAYDEADVMIAGGAEMAACGLGMGGFGASRALSTRNDEPTRASRPWDKGRDGFVLSDGAGALVLEELEHAKARGATIYAELIGFGMSGDAYHMTSPPSDGAGAARCITNALRDAKVNVDQVQYINAHGTSTPTGDLAEAEAIKSVFGEHAYKLAVSSTKSMTGHLLGAAGAVEAIFSVMAIKDQVAPPTINLDEPDEGCDLNFVPHEPQPMPIDVAISNSFGFGGTNGSLVFRRFAE
- the acpP gene encoding acyl carrier protein, translated to MSTIEERVKKIVAEQLGVKEEEVVNTASFVEDLGADSLDTVELVMALEEEFETEIPDEEAEKITTVQAAIDYVTNHQA